A genome region from Astyanax mexicanus isolate ESR-SI-001 chromosome 19, AstMex3_surface, whole genome shotgun sequence includes the following:
- the dctn5 gene encoding dynactin subunit 5, translating into MELCEILYNKAEYIETASGNKVSRQSVLCGSQNIVLNGKTIVMNDCIIRGDLANVRVGRHCVIKSRSVIRPPFKKFSKGVAFFPLHIGDHVFIEEDCVVNAAQIGSYVHIGKNCVIGRRCVLKDCCKILDNTVLPPETVVPPFTVFSGCPGLFSGELPECTQEMMIDVTKSYYQKFLPLSQI; encoded by the exons ATGGAGCTGTGCGAGATTTTATACAACAAAGCGGAGTATATAGAAACT GCATCGGGTAATAAAGTAAGCAGGCAGTCTGTGCTCTGTGGGAGTCAGAACATCGTCCTTAATGGAAAA ACAATTGTGATGAATGACTGTATTATCAGAGGAGACCTGGCCAATGTAAGGGTTGGTCGGCACTGTGTTATTAAGAGCCGGAGTGTTATCAGACCGCCATTTAAAAAGTTTAGCAAAGG TGTGGCCTTCTTCCCTCTGCACATTGGAGATCATGTGTTCATTGAAGAAGACTGTGTGGTCAATGCAGCTCAGATTGGATCATATGTTCACATCGGCAAAAATTGCGTCATC GGTCGGCGGTGTGTTCTGAAGgactgctgtaagattttggatAACACAGTTCTACCCCCGGAGACGGTGGTCCCCCCGTTTACAGTGTTCTCTGGATGTCCAG GTCTGTTTTCAGGAGAACTGCCTGAGTGCACGCAGGAGATGATGATCGACGTGACCAAAAGCTACTACCAGAAATTCCTCCCATTATCCCAGATATGA